From one Chanodichthys erythropterus isolate Z2021 chromosome 3, ASM2448905v1, whole genome shotgun sequence genomic stretch:
- the LOC137017282 gene encoding uncharacterized protein produces the protein MDASENKDPDQQVEAPHNGKEEEELHRCSRQRNPTEKMRAYKKEEALKREKRLIQLYEQWKDLARNTREELKTDVSESQLVVLINALEKGRDDVMHVYMEIRDYIAPSSDTRRRIDTCESVTKDISKIIFDRMACLEDFDRENVKHSLHELLHHNYARSVYGSTVSRPTSSRSTAMSIAAKRADAAADLAAKEAEYSVIQEIEARKCELEKLKAEKDLKAARARLQAYDQEMAQEVSIHSSRSHTREQQDVSVAVQQHVVPFPIQCPTNITATLPPPKSDISYLAQAVQDSITLNRLPITEPSVFSGDPIQFIEWKAAFVSLIDGRAISSADKLHYLKRYVGGPARKSLDGIFYRNDDEAYNDAWNKLNQRYGQPFVIQKAFREKLAKWPKIQPKDAEGFRDFSDFLNACQQAMPHVKGLEILNDCDENQKLVHKLPDWAAARWNRQVTQTLIETHDFPKFIDFVTFMSMEAEVTCNPVTSFSALRASDPTSEKQNLKDSKRNRANVFHIQTATENKQNDKNEQKPTKGNYNMCLFCKDSKHKIHSCFKFVAKSLEEKRKYVKENKLCYGCMRPGHSAKDCRHRLSCDTCRGRHPTCLHDENYTKKVNSAPTSNQGGTEMATSTSHKVENDEPSTNTSMIVPVWVSTERDPAFEKLVYALLDTQSDTVFVDRDLSNKLQADSCPVRLKLTTMTAKDVVMPSEKVSGLKVRGFSSPVVLNLPPAYTKDSIPVNRTHIPTCDTARHWKHLSTIADKIPPLQDCEVGLLIGYSCPKALAPKQVILGGDDEPYAVYTDLGWSIVGRLSSHHESQSFSTICHRVSIKELPPVTPADVIKVLESDFKDAGEDNKTVSQDDILFLNKLQQGIRKNDHGHYEMPLPFKERPHLLNNKQLAIVRINHLKRKLLKDERYKEHYVRFMEEVIERGDAEEVHDEGKVGERWYIPHHGVYHPKKPDKLRVVFDCSAKYQGTSLNDHLLQGPDLMNKLTGVLVRFRQHPVAFMCDVEKMFHQFHVEEADRNYLRFLWWKNGDLTLQPQEYRMKVHLFGATSSPGCANYGLKHLAKENECTYPLGSKFITTDFYVDDGVTSVASAEEAVQVAKEARQLCASGGLRLHKFISNDKVVLDSIPISERAIEVKALDLNFDDTPLERALGIHWHIDSDRFRFSVDLKDQPATRRGILSTVASLYDPLGFIAPFVLRGKLVHQEMCRNGTGWDDPLPKELQPRWEHWKADLMNLEKINISRCYVPANFGKVIKRELHHFSDASNSGYGQCSYLRVTNEKGNIHCALVIGKSRVAPIKVQTIPRLELTAAVISVAMSNMLKQELEYADIEEHFWTDSQVVLGYINNEARRFHTFVANRVQKIHLSSTPQQWRYVHTNENPADYASRGLNAGEILTSNWLTGPRFLWKKDIPPVADIDTALMTGDPEVRQAQTLRAETTEVTLSDRLSKLSSWSGAVQAVARLVQRAKGDKSIGHSTVAERENAKRIIIKDLQRNTYTGDIKLLNKGAQLSPSSKLYHLDAFVDQEGILKVGGRLCDAPLPSSVKHPVIIPKDHNLTKMIISQCHENVKHQGKGLTINEIRSQGYWIPGMGRAVASHVHHCVTCRKLRRPTEEQRMADLPSERTNPSPPFTYCGMDCFGPFVTKQGRKEHKRYGLLFTCFSSRAIHIEMLNDMSTDAFINGLRCFVALRGAVRQIKCDQGTNFVGAKNEMKNALKEIDAGRLTVFLAEKQCDFVLNAPHSSHAGGVWERQIRTVRNVLRSTLSLSSDRLDDASLRTFFYEAMAIVNGRPLTVDNLNDPNSLAPLTPNNLLTMKSVPALPPPGRFIREDIYARKRWRHVQYLAEQFWSRWRREYLSNIATRQCWHRAKRNLRVGDIVMEKADGLPRNEWRLARVTETTTDKDGLVRRVKVCLGDRNLEKDGRRLNKLSVIERPVQKLILLLETV, from the coding sequence ATGGATGCTTCTGAAAATAAAGACCCCGACCAGCAAGTGGAGGCCCCTCATAATGGAAAGGAAGAGGAGGAGCTTCACCGTTGTAGTCGACAACGCAACCCCACGGAGAAGATGCGTGCATATAAAAAGGAGGAGGCCCTGAAAAGGGAGAAAAGGTTGATTCAGCTGTATGAACAATGGAAGGACCTGGCTCGCAACACAAGGGAAGAGCTAAAAACAGACGTTAGTGAGAGTCAACTGGTAGTGCTTATTAACGCACTTGAGAAGGGAAGGGATGATGTTATGCATGTCTACATGGAAATCAGAGATTACATTGCTCCATCCAGTGACACTAGACGCAGAATCGACACGTGTGAATCTGTGACAAAAGATATTTCAAAGATAATTTTTGACAGAATGGCATGTCTTGAGGACTTTGACAGAGAAAATGTAAAACACAGCCTGCATGAGTTACTCCATCACAATTATGCTCGCTCCGTCTATGGATCCACAGTCTCACGCCCCACATCATCAAGGTCTACAGCTATGTCCATTGCAGCCAAGCGTGCAGATGCAGCAGCTGATTTAGCAGCCAAAGAAGCGGAATACTCAGTCATACAAGAGATCGAAGCTCGAAAGTGTGAACTGGAAAAACTAAAGGCAGAGAAGGATCTAAAAGCAGCTAGAGCCAGACTGCAGGCCTATGATCAAGAAATGGCACAGGAAGTCAGCATTCATTCTTCACGCTCGCATACAAGGGAACAGCAGGATGTGAGTGTAGCGGTGCAGCAGCATGTGGTTCCATTTCCCATCCAATGTCCTACCAACATCACAGCAACACTACCTCCTCCAAAATCTGATATATCTTATCTCGCTCAAGCTGTTCAAGATAGCATAACCCTGAACAGACTGCCTATAACAGAACCATCTGTGTTCAGTGGTGATCCTATCCAGTTCATTGAGTGGAAGGCTGCATTTGTGTCGCTCATTGATGGAAGAGCTATTTCTTCTGCTGACAAGCTGCACTATTTAAAAAGGTATGTTGGTGGGCCAGCTCGTAAGTCCCTAGATGGTATCTTCTACAGAAATGATGATGAGGCTTATAATGATGCATGGAACAAGTTGAACCAACGGTATGGTCAGCCATTTGTCATACAGAAGGCATTTAGAGAAAAACTAGCTAAATGGCCTAAGATTCAGCCTAAAGATGCTGAAGGTTTCAGAGATTTCTCTGACTTCTTGAATGCGTGTCAGCAAGCTATGCCTCATGTCAAAGGGCTTGAAATATTGAATGATTGTGATGAAAATCAGAAACTTGTACACAAATTACCAGATTGGGCAGCAGCACGGTGGAACCGTCAGGTCACGCAGACACTTATTGAGACTCATGACTTTCCAAAGTTTATAGATTTTGTGACCTTCATGTCAATGGAAGCAGAGGTTACTTGTAATCCAGTCACCTCCTTCAGTGCTCTTCGTGCCTCTGACCCCACTTCAGAAAAACAAAACCTTAAGGACAGTAAAAGGAACAGGGCTAATGTCTTTCACATTCAAACGGCTacagaaaataaacaaaatgacaaaaacgaACAAAAGCCCACTAAAGGAAATTATAATATGTGTCTCTTCTGCAAAGACAGCAAGCATAAGATtcacagctgttttaaatttgtGGCAAAGTCATTAGAAGAGAAACGGAAATATGTGAAGGAGAACAAGCTCTGCTATGGTTGCATGAGACCAGGCCACAGTGCAAAAGACTGCCGTCACCGTCTATCCTGTGACACCTGTAGAGGTAGACATCCAACGTGTCTACATGATGAAAACTACACAAAGAAAGTCAACTCTGCACCAACCTCAAACCAAGGTGGCACAGAGATGGCTACTAGTACGTCTCACAAAGTAGAGAATGATGAGCCATCCACCAATACTTCAATGATAGTGCCAGTGTGGGTATCAACCGAAAGGGATCCAGCCTTTGAAAAACTTGTTTATGCTCTGCTTGATACCCAGAGTGATACTGTGTTTGTCGACCGAGATCTGAGCAACAAGCTACAAGCTGACTCCTGTCCTGTGAGACTGAAGTTGACAACCATGACTGCAAAAGATGTTGTTATGCCGAGTGAAAAGGTGTCCGGTCTCAAAGTAAGAGGTTTCAGCTCCCCTGTTGTCCTCAACCTTCCTCCTGCCTACACTAAGGACTCCATTCCAGTGAACCGTACTCACATCCCTACTTGTGACACAGCACGACACTGGAAGCATCTCTCTACAATAGCGGACAAAATTCCACCACTGCAGGATTGTGAGGTTGGTCTCCTGATAGGCTACAGCTGTCCAAAGGCTTTAGCACCAAAACAGGTGATTTTAGGAGGAGACGATGAGCCTTATGCAGTTTATACAGACCTAGGATGGAGTATTGTTGGTCGTCTGTCTTCACACCATGAATCACAAAGCTTCAGCACCATCTGTCATAGAGTCAGCATTAAAGAGCTTCCCCCAGTGACTCCAGCAGATGTTATTAAGGTTTTGGAGTCTGACTTCAAAGATGCTGGTGAAGATAATAAAACTGTGTCGCAGGATGACATCCTCTTCTTGAACAAACTGCAGCAAGGCATAAGGAAGAATGATCACGGGCATTACGAGATGCCTCTCCCATTCAAAGAGAGACCTCACTTGCTTAACAATAAGCAGCTTGCCATTGTAAGGATCAATCATCTTAAAAGGAAATTGTTGAAAGATGAAAGGTACAAGGAACACTATGTTAGGTTTATGGAAGAGGTCATTGAGAGAGGTGATGCGGAAGAAGTGCATGATGAAGGAAAGGTTGGAGAGAGGTGGTACATCCCTCATCATGGGGTGTATCACCCTAAAAAGCCAGACAAGCTCCGTGTTGTCTTTGACTGCTCCGCCAAGTACCAGGGAACCAGCCTCAATGACCATTTGCTCCAAGGCCCAGATTTAATGAATAAGCTGACTGGTGTTCTTGTAAGATTCAGACAACATCCCGTTGCCTTTATGTGCGATGTTGAAAAGATGTTTCACCAATTTCATGTGGAAGAAGCAGATCGAAACTACCTCCGTTTTCTCTGGTGGAAAAACGGAGACTTAACTTTACAACCACAAGAATATCGCATGAAGGTCCATCTTTTTGGTGCTACCTCATCACCTGGATGCGCCAACTATGGTCTGAAACATCTCGCCAAGGAGAATGAGTGTACGTATCCTCTTGGCTCAAAATTCATCACAACAGACTTTTATGTAGATGACGGTGTCACCAGTGTAGCCAGTGCAGAAGAAGCTGTCCAGGTAGCAAAAGAAGCTCGACAACTGTGTGCCTCAGGTGGTCTTAGACTGCacaaatttatttcaaatgacAAAGTTGTCCTGGATAGCATTCCAATTTCTGAACGAGCCATTGAAGTAAAGGCCCTTGACCTCAACTTTGATGACACCCCGTTAGAGAGAGCTTTAGGGATCCACTGGCACATTGATTCTGACAGATTCAGATTCTCTGTTGACCTCAAAGACCAGCCAGCTACACGCCGTGGCATACTATCCACAGTTGCATCACTGTATGATCCGCTGGGCTTTATTGCTCCTTTTGTGCTCCGTGGAAAATTAGTGCACCAGGAAATGTGCAGAAACGGAACAGGCTGGGACGACCCTCTTCCTAAAGAATTGCAGCCAAGGTGGGAGCATTGGAAAGCTGATCTTATGAACTTGGAAAAGATCAATATATCCCGCTGTTATGTACCTGCAAACTTTGGAAAGGTCATAAAAAGAGAACTTCATCACTTCTCTGATGCGAGCAACAGCGGATATGGCCAGTGTTCCTATTTAAGAGTCACAAACGAAAAAGGTAACATCCATTGTGCCCTGGTCATAGGTAAATCCAGAGTTGCTCCCATTAAGGTCCAGACTATTCCCAGGCTCGAACTGACTGCTGCTGTCATCTCAGTTGCCATGAGCAATATGCTTAAACAGGAGCTGGAATATGCAGACATAGAAGAACACTTCTGGACCGACTCCCAAGTAGTTTTGGGGTACATTAACAACGAAGCACGCCGCTTTCACACGTTTGTGGCAAACAGAGTGCAGAAGATACATCTCAGCTCTACTCCTCAACAGTGGAGATATGTTCACACTAATGAAAACCCTGCTGATTATGCATCAAGGGGTTTAAATGCTGGTGAGATTCTTACATCCAATTGGTTGACAGGGCCAAGATTCTTATGGAAGAAGGATATACCTCCTGTTGCAGATATTGACACAGCACTAATGACTGGAGATCCTGAAGTGAGACAGGCTCAGACACTGAGGGCAGAAACAACAGAAGTCACCCTCTCAGACCGCTTGTCAAAGCTGTCTTCATGGTCTGGAGCTGTACAAGCTGTGGCTCGCCTTGTTCAACGAGCCAAAGGGGATAAGTCCATCGGTCACAGTACGGTAGCTGAACGAGAAAATGCTAAACGCATCATCAttaaagacctccaaagaaacACCTATACAGGGGATATAAAGTTACTGAATAAGGGGGCCCAGCTGTCACCTAGCAGCAAGCTGTATCATCTTGATGCCTTTGTAGATCAAGAAGGAATACTCAAGGTGGGAGGAAGGCTTTGCGATGCACCCCTACCTAGCTCAGTCAAACACCCAGTGATCATTCCTAAAGATCACAATTTAACAAAGATGATCATTTCTCAATGTCATGAGAATGTCAAGCACCAAGGTAAGGGCCTTACAATTAATGAAATCAGATCACAAGGCTACTGGATTCCAGGAATGGGCAGAGCAGTAGCATCCCATGTGCATCACTGTGTGACATGTCGGAAGCTCAGGAGACCCACCGAAGAACAAAGAATGGCCGACCTCCCTTCGGAGCGTACAAATCCATCTCCACCCTTCACATACTGTGGTATGGACTGCTTTGGGCCCTTTGTCACTAAACAGGGTCGAAAGGAACATAAAAGGTACGGCCTCCTCTTCACATGTTTCAGCTCCAGAGCTATTCATATTGAAATGCTAAATGACATGTCTACAGATGCCTTCATCAATGGCCTGCGCTGTTTCGTTGCATTACGGGGAGCAGTGCGCCAAATCAAATGTGACCAAGGCACCAACTTTGTAGGAGCCAAGAATGAGATGAAAAATGCCCTCAAAGAGATTGATGCCGGTCGTCTGACAGTATTCTTAGCTGAGAAGCAGTGCGACTTTGTCCTAAATGCGCCCCATTCAAGTCATGCAGGTGGGGTATGGGAGAGACAAATCAGAACAGTGAGAAATGTTCTTCGCTCAACTCTCTCACTCTCTTCTGACAGACTGGACGATGCATCACTTCGGACATTCTTTTACGAAGCTATGGCGATCGTAAACGGTagaccactaacagttgacaaCCTAAATGACCCCAACAGCCTTGCACCTCTCACCCCTAATAACCTGCTTACTATGAAGTCTGTTCCAGCATTACCACCACCAGGCAGATTCATCAGAGAAGACATCTATGCAAGAAAAAGGTGGCGTCATGTTCAGTACCTCGCAGAGCAGTTTTGGAGTCGCTGGCGTAGGGAGTATCTTTCCAACATTGCCACCAGGCAGTGCTGGCACAGAGCAAAGAGAAACCTGCGAGTAGGAGATATTGTCATGGAAAAGGCTGATGGTCTGCCTAGAAATGAGTGGCGGCTGGCCAGAGTTACAGAGACCACTACAGATAAAGATGGGCTTGTGAGAAGAGTCAAGGTATGTCTTGGTGACCGGAATCTGGAGAAGGATGGTCGTCGTCTCAACAAGCTGTCTGTCATTGAACGCCCAGTCCAGAAGCTGATCCTGTTGCTAGAGACCGTCTAG